A region from the Catenulispora sp. MAP5-51 genome encodes:
- a CDS encoding YdcF family protein, whose amino-acid sequence MRDPRGFRNAVFLGLTLSFLGLGLLLGVTQTSGDGRMLAVVAVALLPVLGLVALVTFLILNGMTMLRKEGRTVANLLSLACGVGIIALLLLLAAALVARHHVLTALAAASVLVVCYLAFLFFCYLTYGFLYRRMPIRRAPDFVVILGAGLMGGKRVSPLLASRLERGRAVYEALDPQYGPMLIVSGGKGTDERLSEAEAMANYLVESGFPADRILKEDQSSTTEENLLFSAALMRENRPEGYRCVVVTNDFHSYRAALIARDLGVPAQVVGSPTAAYFLPSATIREFIAVFVRYWKVNVPICAFLAAPSLVLLAR is encoded by the coding sequence ATGCGCGACCCGCGCGGGTTCCGCAATGCGGTGTTTCTCGGGCTGACCCTGTCCTTCTTGGGGCTGGGTCTGCTTCTCGGGGTCACGCAGACCTCCGGGGACGGACGGATGCTGGCCGTCGTGGCGGTGGCGCTGTTGCCGGTGCTGGGTCTGGTGGCACTGGTGACTTTCCTGATCCTCAACGGCATGACGATGCTGCGCAAAGAGGGGCGGACAGTGGCCAACCTGCTTTCCCTCGCTTGTGGGGTCGGCATCATCGCACTGCTGCTCTTGTTGGCGGCAGCACTGGTGGCTCGGCATCATGTGCTGACGGCCTTGGCCGCGGCGTCGGTGCTGGTGGTCTGCTACCTCGCTTTCCTGTTCTTCTGCTACCTCACGTATGGGTTTCTCTATAGGCGGATGCCGATCCGGCGCGCTCCCGACTTCGTCGTCATTCTCGGCGCCGGTCTGATGGGTGGAAAACGGGTGTCGCCGCTGTTGGCCAGTCGGCTGGAGCGCGGGCGCGCCGTGTACGAAGCCCTTGATCCGCAATACGGTCCGATGCTCATCGTCTCCGGCGGCAAGGGCACGGACGAGCGGCTGTCCGAAGCCGAAGCGATGGCGAACTACTTGGTGGAGTCTGGCTTCCCGGCCGATCGGATCCTCAAAGAGGACCAGTCGAGTACAACGGAGGAGAACCTCCTCTTTAGCGCCGCGCTCATGAGGGAGAACCGGCCTGAGGGGTATCGCTGTGTGGTCGTCACGAACGACTTCCACAGCTACCGTGCGGCGTTGATCGCGCGGGACCTCGGAGTGCCCGCGCAGGTGGTGGGATCACCGACCGCCGCGTACTTTCTGCCGAGTGCCACCATCCGTGAGTTCATCGCTGTGTTCGTGCGCTACTGGAAGGTGAACGTGCCGATCTGCGCGTTCCTTGCGGCGCCGTCCTTGGTGTTGCTCGCGCGTTGA
- a CDS encoding fructosamine kinase family protein has product MRTDETDAGDQWADELLPPGVQALSREPLTGGMAHTAWRVSLSDGREAVVKGGRSVSDGFFGQEAESLSALRDIGGLPTPQILHVGPKSLVLEALKSELPDTPQFWEAAGRAIAALHGHGSDRHGWHHDGMLGLLPQQNNWNEDGHRFFAEHRILRYLHEPKVEAALEPEDLRGLERLCERLPSLLPAAPAALVHGDLWRANIIATFDDAPVFIDPAVYYGWPEIDVSMMYCTGGVPEEFFAAYYEVRPSAGDWRERMALLNLREWLCVIAHFGASDKAVTGIRDVIKRFS; this is encoded by the coding sequence ATGCGGACCGACGAGACCGATGCCGGCGACCAGTGGGCCGATGAGCTGCTTCCGCCAGGAGTTCAAGCGCTCAGCAGAGAACCGCTGACCGGGGGTATGGCCCACACCGCCTGGCGGGTCTCGTTGTCCGACGGCCGCGAGGCCGTGGTGAAGGGCGGCCGCTCGGTCTCCGACGGCTTCTTCGGGCAGGAAGCCGAAAGCCTGTCGGCGCTGCGGGACATCGGCGGACTGCCCACTCCGCAGATCCTGCACGTCGGTCCCAAGTCGCTGGTCCTGGAAGCCCTGAAGTCCGAACTCCCCGACACCCCGCAGTTCTGGGAAGCCGCCGGCCGCGCCATAGCCGCCCTGCACGGCCACGGCTCGGACCGTCACGGCTGGCACCACGACGGCATGCTCGGCCTGTTGCCGCAGCAGAACAACTGGAACGAGGACGGCCACCGGTTCTTCGCCGAGCACCGGATCCTGCGCTATCTGCACGAGCCGAAGGTCGAAGCGGCCCTCGAACCCGAGGATCTGCGCGGGCTGGAGCGCTTGTGCGAGCGTCTTCCCAGTCTGCTGCCGGCGGCTCCCGCGGCCTTGGTCCACGGCGACCTGTGGCGCGCCAACATCATCGCGACGTTCGACGACGCACCGGTGTTCATCGACCCGGCCGTGTACTACGGCTGGCCTGAGATCGATGTGAGCATGATGTACTGCACCGGCGGCGTGCCGGAGGAGTTCTTCGCCGCGTACTACGAGGTGCGTCCGTCGGCCGGGGACTGGCGGGAGCGGATGGCGTTGCTGAACCTGCGCGAGTGGCTGTGCGTGATCGCGCACTTCGGGGCGAGCGATAAGGCGGTGACGGGTATCCGTGACGTGATCAAGCGCTTCTCATAG
- a CDS encoding TetR-like C-terminal domain-containing protein has translation MSPQENPDQPPKAPPLRRRGEPMRRAVFAVVVRLLTEQGPQAVTMAGVAAAAGVHESSLYRQFGTPERLIYEAATQYSDEALPPQPAGDDIAEDLRSTMRALIEYLNTPQGSALVRLSALSVSPEFDQERTAYWHDRLDRSADIVRHGIETGQLRADTDPTLVVDAIAGPVLARLALFNEVMEMENAMRLVDQVLRGIRAL, from the coding sequence GTGAGCCCGCAGGAGAACCCCGACCAGCCCCCGAAGGCGCCGCCGCTGCGCCGCCGCGGGGAGCCGATGCGCCGCGCGGTTTTCGCGGTGGTGGTGCGGTTGCTGACCGAGCAGGGCCCGCAGGCGGTGACCATGGCCGGCGTCGCGGCGGCGGCCGGCGTCCACGAGAGCTCGCTGTACCGGCAGTTCGGCACGCCGGAGAGGCTGATCTACGAGGCCGCCACGCAGTACTCCGACGAGGCCCTGCCCCCGCAGCCGGCCGGCGACGACATCGCCGAGGACCTGCGCTCGACCATGCGGGCCCTGATCGAGTACCTGAACACGCCGCAGGGCTCGGCCCTGGTCCGGCTCAGCGCCCTGTCGGTGTCGCCGGAGTTCGATCAGGAGCGCACCGCGTACTGGCACGACCGGTTGGACCGGTCGGCGGACATCGTTCGGCACGGGATCGAAACCGGGCAGCTGCGCGCGGACACCGATCCGACACTCGTGGTCGACGCCATCGCCGGTCCCGTGCTGGCACGGCTGGCCTTGTTCAACGAGGTGATGGAGATGGAGAACGCCATGCGTTTGGTGGACCAAGTGCTGCGCGGGATCCGGGCCCTGTGA
- a CDS encoding glycoside hydrolase family 5 protein — translation MRVRTVISAFALMTSALLVPGSAHAAPAASNAPTAPMANTASSLSASWTGPLSTSGRYVVDATGNRFKLIGGNWDGAQGHWTGSGSTTDPAQNHAGEVSYDVPLALDRAPIPQILSDFHSLGINTIRLPFADAMIHDTSTVPDAAVTANPQLRGLTPLQVYDAVVSALTNDGFAVILNNHTTSYRWCCGLDGNERWNSGQTTQQWESDWLFMVNRYKANKRVVGADLRNEVRRDTWDDPNWGWYDDHDEYAAFEDAGNQILAADPDMLIIMEGINWYGIPAAGFSHGRPMLTPVANLSNTLITSNKLVYSAHFYSYTGPNNSGAAAGSAGATSDPRYEDFTPDQLASVVNQEALFVTQAGQHFTAPVWVSEFGAAGRGSTDTKEQAWFDNFTNILVANDTDFAIWPLIGYTASDGSLQDNWALLSYDAAGHRTGITDPGDWRLSDWQKLTAPPAVTGPVPASVRWNMLDLDHADYDLSTAMLAQPDWSSGNRKGDCPDTERLMGLGRGSSRGLCTDNGEPAKSAASPASWTVVTNENYVTEGDWAPGYSKLQCPDNTFAVGYSVHNNAMEALLCAPVAKSLPTAGHTVWFNKGDNRPAGGGSTASDWAPGSYKGQCADNEYVAGVAYTYQWAEGGVPDALLCRPLI, via the coding sequence ATGAGAGTCCGTACGGTGATCTCCGCGTTCGCGCTGATGACATCCGCCCTGCTCGTGCCGGGTTCGGCGCACGCCGCGCCGGCAGCGTCGAACGCGCCCACCGCGCCTATGGCCAATACCGCGTCCTCGCTCTCCGCGTCCTGGACCGGTCCGCTGAGCACCAGCGGGCGTTATGTCGTCGACGCGACCGGGAACCGCTTCAAGCTGATCGGCGGCAACTGGGACGGCGCGCAGGGCCACTGGACCGGCAGCGGGTCCACGACCGACCCGGCGCAGAACCACGCCGGCGAGGTGTCGTACGACGTTCCACTGGCTCTGGACCGTGCGCCGATCCCGCAGATCCTGTCCGACTTCCACAGCCTGGGCATCAACACCATCCGGCTGCCGTTCGCCGACGCGATGATCCACGACACTTCGACGGTCCCGGACGCCGCGGTCACCGCCAACCCGCAGCTGCGCGGGCTGACCCCGCTGCAGGTGTACGACGCGGTCGTCAGCGCCCTGACGAACGACGGCTTCGCGGTGATCCTGAACAACCACACCACGAGCTACCGCTGGTGCTGCGGCCTGGACGGCAACGAGCGCTGGAACAGCGGGCAGACCACGCAGCAGTGGGAGTCCGACTGGCTGTTCATGGTGAACCGGTACAAGGCGAACAAGCGCGTCGTCGGCGCGGACCTGCGCAACGAGGTCCGGCGCGACACCTGGGACGACCCGAACTGGGGCTGGTACGACGACCACGACGAGTACGCCGCCTTCGAGGACGCGGGCAACCAGATCCTGGCCGCGGACCCGGACATGCTGATCATCATGGAGGGCATCAACTGGTACGGCATCCCGGCCGCCGGCTTCTCCCACGGCCGCCCGATGCTCACCCCGGTCGCAAACCTCTCCAACACCCTGATCACTTCGAACAAGCTGGTGTACTCGGCGCACTTCTACAGCTACACCGGCCCGAACAACTCCGGCGCCGCCGCCGGTTCGGCCGGGGCCACCAGCGACCCCCGCTACGAGGACTTCACCCCGGACCAGCTCGCCTCGGTGGTGAACCAGGAGGCCCTGTTCGTCACCCAGGCCGGCCAGCACTTCACCGCCCCGGTCTGGGTGAGCGAGTTCGGCGCGGCCGGCCGCGGCTCGACCGACACCAAGGAACAGGCCTGGTTCGACAACTTCACGAACATCCTGGTGGCGAACGACACCGACTTCGCCATCTGGCCCCTCATCGGCTACACGGCCTCGGACGGAAGCCTCCAGGACAACTGGGCCCTGCTCTCCTACGATGCCGCCGGACACCGTACCGGCATCACCGATCCCGGCGACTGGCGGCTGTCCGACTGGCAGAAGCTGACCGCGCCGCCCGCCGTCACCGGCCCGGTCCCGGCCTCGGTGCGCTGGAACATGCTCGATCTGGACCACGCCGACTACGACCTCTCCACTGCCATGCTGGCGCAGCCCGATTGGTCCTCCGGCAACCGCAAGGGCGACTGCCCCGACACCGAGCGCCTGATGGGTCTGGGCCGGGGCAGCAGCCGGGGTCTGTGCACGGACAACGGTGAGCCGGCCAAGAGCGCCGCGTCCCCCGCCTCCTGGACCGTGGTCACCAACGAGAACTACGTGACCGAGGGCGACTGGGCGCCCGGCTACAGCAAGCTCCAGTGCCCGGACAACACCTTCGCCGTCGGCTACAGCGTCCACAACAACGCGATGGAGGCACTCCTTTGCGCTCCCGTGGCCAAGTCTTTGCCCACGGCCGGTCACACCGTCTGGTTCAACAAGGGCGACAACCGTCCCGCCGGCGGTGGATCCACGGCTTCGGACTGGGCACCGGGCTCCTACAAGGGACAATGCGCCGACAACGAGTACGTCGCCGGCGTGGCGTACACCTACCAGTGGGCCGAAGGTGGCGTTCCGGATGCGCTGTTGTGCCGGCCGCTGATCTGA
- a CDS encoding alpha-galactosidase, which translates to MNAHADESVSVDAERGMIVLRTPKSVYTLRIGDDGSPRHVYWGTPLDATELREWRSPAESSFEADAAPDELPIETGARFGPAGLRVRFADGVRGAQWRYVGHDIEDGVLRLKLEDRVYPLACDLLYRVRPDSDVIERWTEIAHTGSADAEPIVLERADSASWTLPKQPDYRLTHLAGGWGSETQLQRDRLPVAETVLVSRRGMTSHHANPWLALDAGTATETSGSVWSAALAWSGSWRIAVHRDPVGRVTFTGGYGHEAQSFRIGPSERVRTPVFAGLYTADGFGGASRVWHEYVRDHVLPHPEEDRPVLYNSWEAMGFDLTEAGQKTLAGLAARTGVELFVVDDGWFGARRDDRAGLGDWTPYPGAFPDGLKPLSDEVHRLGMRFGLWVEPEMVNADSDLFRAHPDWVVHAPTRRATELRNQLMLNLARADVAEWVHATLDGLVREHGVDFLKWDMNRPVTDAGWPGSPDPDRMWAVAVQNVYGVIDRLRAAHPGLRIEGCAGGGGRIDLGMLARVDQVWASDNTDPVDRIGIQAGFGQVYPAAAMAAWASDSPNPITFRETPLRFRFHVAMAGALGIGGNLSAWSEEELAEAAALVAEYKEVRPLVQRGVAYRLQTPDGLTGMHYAAPDDSEHAVLVWRPAMRFAHEPAPVRLPGLRAGSRYQDLFWGATYSGDVLREHGLEPGLPSGDYASRLIRLRRL; encoded by the coding sequence ATGAACGCCCACGCTGACGAATCAGTATCCGTCGATGCCGAGCGCGGCATGATTGTCCTGCGGACACCGAAATCGGTCTATACGCTTCGGATCGGCGACGACGGCAGCCCGCGCCACGTGTACTGGGGCACGCCGCTGGACGCGACCGAGCTGCGCGAATGGCGCTCACCGGCCGAGAGCAGCTTCGAGGCCGACGCGGCGCCGGACGAACTGCCGATCGAGACCGGGGCGCGCTTCGGCCCGGCCGGACTGCGCGTGCGGTTCGCGGACGGCGTGCGCGGGGCACAGTGGCGCTACGTCGGCCACGACATCGAAGACGGCGTTCTACGACTGAAGCTCGAGGACCGCGTCTACCCGCTGGCGTGCGACCTCCTCTACCGCGTCCGGCCCGACAGCGACGTCATCGAGCGCTGGACCGAGATCGCGCACACCGGCTCCGCCGACGCCGAACCGATCGTCCTCGAACGCGCCGACAGCGCGTCCTGGACCCTGCCGAAGCAGCCCGACTATCGCCTCACCCACCTCGCCGGCGGCTGGGGCAGCGAGACCCAGCTCCAGCGCGACCGCCTGCCGGTCGCCGAGACCGTCCTGGTCTCCCGGCGTGGCATGACCAGCCACCACGCGAACCCGTGGCTGGCGCTGGACGCCGGCACCGCGACCGAGACGTCCGGGTCGGTCTGGAGCGCGGCGTTGGCGTGGAGCGGGAGTTGGCGGATCGCCGTGCACCGCGATCCCGTCGGGCGCGTGACGTTCACCGGCGGCTACGGCCACGAGGCTCAGAGCTTCCGCATCGGGCCGTCGGAGCGCGTCCGGACCCCGGTATTCGCAGGGCTCTACACCGCGGACGGCTTCGGTGGCGCGAGTCGCGTCTGGCACGAGTACGTCCGGGACCACGTCCTCCCGCACCCGGAGGAAGACCGCCCGGTCCTCTACAACTCCTGGGAGGCCATGGGCTTCGACCTCACCGAGGCCGGCCAGAAGACCCTGGCCGGCCTGGCCGCCCGCACCGGCGTCGAGCTGTTCGTGGTGGACGACGGCTGGTTCGGGGCGCGCCGCGACGACCGCGCGGGGCTCGGCGACTGGACGCCGTACCCCGGCGCGTTCCCCGACGGCCTCAAGCCGCTCTCCGACGAGGTACACCGGCTCGGCATGCGGTTCGGCCTGTGGGTGGAGCCGGAGATGGTGAACGCCGACAGCGACCTGTTCCGGGCCCATCCGGACTGGGTCGTGCACGCGCCGACCCGCCGGGCCACGGAGCTGCGGAACCAGCTGATGCTGAACCTGGCGCGCGCCGACGTGGCCGAATGGGTCCACGCCACACTGGACGGGCTGGTCCGCGAGCACGGCGTCGACTTCCTCAAGTGGGACATGAACCGGCCGGTGACCGACGCCGGGTGGCCGGGGTCGCCGGACCCGGACCGGATGTGGGCCGTGGCGGTCCAGAACGTCTACGGCGTCATCGACCGCCTGCGCGCGGCCCACCCCGGGCTGCGGATCGAGGGCTGCGCGGGCGGCGGCGGCCGGATCGACCTGGGCATGCTGGCGCGCGTGGACCAGGTGTGGGCCTCGGACAACACCGATCCCGTGGACCGCATCGGGATCCAGGCCGGCTTCGGGCAGGTCTACCCGGCGGCGGCGATGGCGGCCTGGGCCTCCGACAGCCCGAACCCGATCACGTTCCGGGAGACGCCGCTGCGGTTCCGGTTCCACGTGGCGATGGCCGGCGCGCTCGGCATCGGCGGGAACCTGAGCGCGTGGTCGGAGGAGGAACTCGCGGAGGCGGCCGCTCTGGTGGCCGAGTACAAGGAGGTGCGGCCGCTCGTCCAGCGGGGCGTCGCGTACCGCTTGCAGACCCCTGACGGCCTCACCGGGATGCACTACGCGGCACCCGACGACTCGGAGCACGCGGTACTCGTTTGGCGGCCCGCGATGCGCTTCGCGCACGAGCCGGCGCCGGTCCGGCTGCCGGGTCTGCGGGCCGGGTCGAGGTACCAGGACCTGTTCTGGGGCGCCACATATTCAGGGGATGTACTGCGGGAACACGGTTTGGAACCGGGGTTGCCCTCCGGGGACTATGCCAGCCGCCTGATCCGCCTGCGCAGACTGTAA
- a CDS encoding sigma-70 family RNA polymerase sigma factor: protein MVTETDANLVSAAAAGDPAALERLVSDHLPLVYNIVGRALPVAADVDDVVQETMLRVVRSLPTLRDPRVFRSWLVAVAMNQVRDHVRAYQGRPRPLDEAPELADPGADFADLTLTELGLTGQRREVAMATAWLDDDDRELLSLWWLVEAGHLTRGDLVSALGLEPHHVTVRIARMKGQLETSRAVVRALCAVPICLELSDLAMNWHGRPEPLWRKRFARHVRQCPTCAGLATDFVPAERLLVRLPLVPLPFGLAEAVHHAVPSALHSAAATAQLPALGGQGPGGYGPGGQGPGGHGAGPTASHRRIPRAGARSAAGHFAAKAAVALAATGAIIGAVVVTTGATDSKADSEPGGTTTSLSVGGSSSSAAATTPTPSDSVSSVAGSTTPVPPSSRSDSAKSAPSTSKSPMKPPSQSVASSSSHSSASSAKPSSSSSPAGSSQSDPVSQVLAVINQARANQGLAPLTITAGLTKSASAHTSVMASGCGLSHQCPGEAALGDRETAAGVSWSSAGENIGDGGPVSDTNSAIASMAVGLTNSMLAEQPPDDGHRRNILSTDYHHIGISVFRDSSGTVWMTQDFSD from the coding sequence ATGGTGACGGAAACTGACGCGAATCTGGTGTCAGCGGCGGCGGCCGGGGACCCGGCCGCCTTGGAGCGCCTGGTCTCCGACCACCTGCCGCTGGTCTACAACATCGTGGGGCGTGCGCTCCCGGTGGCGGCCGACGTCGACGACGTCGTGCAGGAGACGATGCTGCGCGTGGTGCGGAGCCTGCCGACGCTGCGCGATCCGCGGGTGTTCCGGTCGTGGCTGGTCGCGGTGGCGATGAACCAGGTGCGCGACCACGTGCGGGCCTACCAGGGCCGGCCGCGGCCGCTGGACGAGGCGCCGGAGCTGGCCGATCCGGGCGCGGACTTCGCGGACCTGACGCTCACCGAGCTCGGCCTGACCGGGCAGCGGCGCGAGGTCGCGATGGCCACGGCGTGGCTGGACGACGACGATCGCGAGCTGCTGTCGCTGTGGTGGCTCGTCGAGGCCGGGCACCTGACGCGCGGGGACCTGGTCAGCGCGCTCGGCCTGGAGCCGCATCACGTCACCGTGCGGATCGCGCGGATGAAGGGGCAGCTGGAGACGTCGCGGGCGGTGGTGCGCGCGCTGTGCGCCGTCCCGATCTGCCTGGAGCTCTCCGACCTGGCCATGAACTGGCACGGCCGCCCCGAGCCCTTGTGGCGCAAGCGGTTCGCGCGGCACGTGCGCCAGTGCCCGACGTGCGCGGGTCTGGCGACGGACTTCGTCCCCGCCGAGCGGCTGCTGGTCCGGCTGCCGCTGGTCCCGCTGCCGTTCGGGTTGGCCGAGGCCGTGCACCACGCGGTGCCCTCCGCGCTCCACTCGGCGGCGGCGACCGCTCAGCTTCCGGCCTTGGGCGGTCAGGGGCCGGGCGGGTACGGACCGGGCGGGCAGGGGCCTGGCGGACACGGGGCGGGGCCGACCGCCTCGCACCGCCGAATACCCAGGGCCGGTGCCCGCTCCGCCGCCGGCCACTTCGCCGCGAAGGCGGCCGTCGCGCTGGCCGCGACCGGGGCGATCATCGGCGCGGTGGTGGTGACCACCGGGGCCACCGACTCCAAGGCCGATTCCGAGCCCGGGGGCACCACGACTTCGCTCAGCGTCGGCGGAAGCTCGTCCTCCGCGGCCGCCACCACCCCGACGCCCTCGGATTCCGTAAGCTCGGTAGCCGGATCGACCACCCCGGTCCCGCCGTCGTCCCGCTCCGACTCCGCCAAGTCGGCCCCGAGCACTTCGAAGAGCCCGATGAAGCCCCCCTCGCAGTCCGTGGCGAGTTCGTCCTCGCATTCCAGCGCATCGAGCGCCAAGCCGTCCTCCTCGTCGTCCCCGGCGGGCTCGTCCCAGTCCGACCCGGTGAGCCAGGTGCTGGCCGTGATCAACCAGGCCCGCGCGAACCAGGGCCTGGCACCGCTGACGATCACCGCCGGCCTGACCAAGAGCGCGTCGGCGCACACCTCGGTCATGGCGTCGGGCTGCGGACTGTCCCACCAGTGCCCGGGGGAGGCGGCACTCGGCGACCGCGAGACCGCCGCGGGCGTGTCGTGGTCGTCGGCCGGCGAGAACATCGGCGACGGCGGCCCGGTGTCGGACACGAACTCCGCCATCGCCTCCATGGCGGTCGGCCTGACCAACAGCATGCTCGCCGAGCAGCCGCCGGACGACGGGCACCGGCGCAACATCCTGAGCACCGACTACCACCACATCGGGATATCGGTGTTCCGGGACAGCAGCGGCACGGTGTGGATGACGCAGGACTTCTCGGACTGA
- a CDS encoding PolC-type DNA polymerase III, translating to MNGYAVVDVETSGFQPPSAEIVEVAIVHVDVTGQVTGSWDSLLRPEGGVGATRVHGITREMVEPAPRFEDVGLELHGLLADRVVVAHNLAFDAKFLVTQFARIGVHSPEIAGGACTLRTSQAVLPGPSYKLLDCCQAVGVELTDAHSALGDALATARLLGFFLRRGVNVGGMAVRPQAAVPQPRAELGELFLSRSH from the coding sequence GTGAACGGATACGCAGTCGTCGATGTCGAGACCTCCGGATTCCAGCCTCCGAGCGCTGAGATCGTGGAGGTCGCGATCGTGCATGTGGACGTCACCGGCCAGGTGACGGGAAGTTGGGACAGCCTGCTGCGACCGGAGGGCGGGGTCGGGGCGACGCGGGTGCACGGGATCACGCGGGAGATGGTGGAGCCCGCGCCGCGCTTCGAGGACGTCGGCCTGGAGTTGCACGGGCTGCTCGCGGACCGGGTGGTGGTCGCGCACAACCTGGCGTTCGACGCCAAGTTCCTGGTGACGCAGTTCGCGCGGATCGGCGTGCACTCGCCGGAGATCGCTGGCGGCGCGTGCACGCTGCGGACGTCGCAGGCGGTGCTGCCGGGGCCCTCGTACAAGCTGCTGGACTGCTGCCAGGCGGTCGGGGTCGAGCTGACCGACGCGCACAGCGCGCTCGGCGACGCGCTGGCGACGGCCCGGCTGCTCGGGTTCTTCCTGCGGCGCGGGGTCAACGTCGGCGGCATGGCGGTGCGGCCGCAGGCGGCGGTCCCGCAGCCCCGAGCCGAACTCGGTGAGCTGTTCCTGTCCAGGTCACACTAG
- a CDS encoding zinc-binding dehydrogenase — protein MTTMRAARLNLSTGTLSVEDVEKPAPGTGEVLVKVEAAGVCLSDVHLVRGYFAKPRLLVGDTVTLGHETAGTVAEVGPDVAGWKPGDRVVLQAGEIRDGQVWTRGVDYDGGWAEYALARQDTLVALPDAIPFEQGAIIPDAVSTPWGAITTTAHVGPAQSVGVWGIGGLGAHGVQLLRAIGACPIIAIDPSPAARERALAFGADLALDSADPDLRAAIRDATGGAGLEFAFDFAGVTPVREQALKVLAPGGKLVLVGLSGQPITIENSTKFQSAQFQLLGHYGSPQEAVGQLIRLEAAGRLDFARSISGVMGLEEAVEAVERLEKKVGDPIRIVLRPAA, from the coding sequence ATGACGACCATGCGTGCCGCACGGCTGAACCTGTCCACCGGGACGCTGAGCGTCGAGGACGTCGAGAAGCCGGCGCCGGGGACCGGCGAGGTGCTGGTCAAGGTCGAGGCGGCGGGCGTCTGCCTGTCGGACGTCCACCTGGTCCGCGGCTATTTCGCCAAGCCCCGGCTCCTGGTCGGCGACACGGTGACCCTGGGCCACGAGACCGCGGGCACGGTCGCCGAGGTCGGGCCGGACGTCGCCGGTTGGAAGCCGGGCGACCGCGTGGTGCTGCAGGCCGGCGAGATCCGCGACGGCCAGGTGTGGACCCGCGGCGTCGACTACGACGGCGGCTGGGCCGAGTACGCGCTCGCTCGCCAGGACACGCTGGTCGCGCTGCCGGACGCCATCCCCTTCGAGCAGGGCGCGATCATCCCGGACGCGGTGTCGACGCCGTGGGGCGCCATCACCACGACCGCGCACGTCGGCCCGGCGCAGTCCGTCGGAGTCTGGGGCATCGGCGGGCTCGGCGCGCACGGCGTCCAGTTGCTGCGCGCCATCGGTGCCTGCCCGATCATCGCGATCGACCCGTCGCCGGCTGCCCGGGAGCGCGCCCTGGCCTTCGGCGCGGACCTGGCGCTGGACTCCGCCGACCCGGACCTGCGGGCTGCGATCCGCGACGCGACCGGCGGCGCCGGGCTGGAGTTCGCCTTCGACTTCGCCGGGGTGACACCGGTGCGGGAACAGGCGCTGAAGGTGCTGGCGCCCGGCGGGAAGCTGGTGCTGGTCGGCCTGAGCGGCCAGCCGATCACCATCGAGAACAGCACCAAGTTCCAGTCCGCGCAGTTCCAACTGTTGGGGCACTACGGTTCGCCGCAGGAGGCGGTCGGACAGTTGATCCGGCTGGAAGCCGCGGGGCGGCTGGACTTCGCGCGGTCGATCTCCGGAGTGATGGGGCTGGAGGAGGCCGTCGAGGCGGTCGAGCGGTTGGAGAAGAAGGTCGGGGATCCGATTCGGATCGTGCTGCGTCCCGCTGCGTAG